In the genome of Pseudomonadota bacterium, one region contains:
- a CDS encoding FAD-dependent oxidoreductase translates to MEGKKVLVIGSSLSGIQSALDMAEEGKLVYLVESAPGLSGEKLFPVDYSKHKTPFVSSKWEEAKKHPNIHIISNGVIEDARKENGSFKIKIKKTALRVLEDKCNDCKECIKVCPVNLRDDYSNGLGLRTAVDYFNLETKSYGIIKERPICEETCPVHLDVRGYVGLIADGKYKEALNLIREKLPFPATIGRICPHPCEEKCNRAKKDAPLCIRDLKRFVADAEIEAGYDEIIKKAKSNGKKVAIIGAGPAGLACAHDLAVLGYGAVIFEELPVAGGMLAVGIPKYRLPRNLLNKEIDIVTKLGAQIKTGIRIGKDMSVDDLFNQGFEAVFIAVGAHKGQNLRIDGEDTTGVVSGVKYLRDLNLGKEVQLGKKVAVIGGGNVAMDSARSSLRFGAKEVSILYRRSREEMPASGEEIDAALAEGIKFEYLVAPQQVLVDNGKVAGLKCIRMQLGEPDASGRRRPVTIEGSEFDIELDMIIPAIGQKSDLSFLPENDAVETTKWGTIVADSRQCCTNRQGIFAGGDCVTGPNIAIEAVAAGKKAALSIDEYLRRIS, encoded by the coding sequence GTGGAAGGGAAAAAGGTACTCGTTATTGGAAGCAGTCTATCCGGTATTCAGTCCGCTCTTGATATGGCTGAAGAAGGTAAACTTGTCTATCTTGTTGAAAGTGCACCGGGATTAAGCGGAGAAAAATTATTCCCGGTTGATTATTCTAAACATAAAACTCCTTTTGTCTCTTCCAAATGGGAGGAAGCAAAAAAACATCCGAATATCCATATTATATCCAATGGAGTTATAGAAGATGCCCGGAAAGAAAATGGAAGTTTTAAGATAAAAATTAAAAAGACGGCTTTGCGGGTATTGGAAGACAAGTGTAATGACTGCAAGGAATGCATAAAAGTTTGTCCGGTTAACTTACGTGATGATTATTCCAACGGGCTTGGCTTAAGAACAGCTGTCGATTATTTTAATCTGGAAACAAAATCTTACGGTATTATAAAAGAAAGGCCCATATGTGAGGAAACCTGCCCGGTTCATTTAGATGTTCGGGGTTATGTGGGTTTGATAGCAGATGGCAAGTATAAGGAAGCATTAAATCTAATACGCGAAAAGCTGCCGTTTCCGGCTACGATAGGAAGGATATGTCCCCATCCCTGTGAAGAAAAATGCAACCGCGCAAAAAAAGATGCCCCTCTTTGCATTCGGGATCTGAAGCGATTTGTAGCCGACGCTGAAATTGAAGCCGGTTATGATGAAATCATAAAAAAAGCTAAATCCAATGGTAAAAAAGTAGCCATAATCGGTGCCGGACCGGCTGGACTTGCCTGTGCTCATGATCTTGCGGTATTGGGTTATGGGGCCGTGATATTCGAGGAACTTCCGGTTGCCGGTGGAATGCTCGCAGTAGGCATTCCAAAATACCGCTTGCCCAGAAATCTTTTGAACAAAGAGATAGATATTGTTACAAAACTTGGAGCCCAAATAAAGACCGGTATCCGCATAGGAAAGGACATGTCGGTTGATGACCTTTTTAATCAGGGTTTTGAAGCTGTTTTTATTGCAGTTGGAGCACATAAGGGCCAGAATTTAAGAATTGACGGGGAAGATACAACAGGTGTTGTTTCCGGTGTCAAATATCTTCGCGACCTTAATCTTGGAAAAGAAGTGCAGTTAGGTAAAAAAGTCGCAGTTATCGGCGGCGGAAATGTGGCTATGGATTCAGCCCGATCTTCTCTTCGTTTTGGAGCAAAGGAAGTATCAATCCTTTATAGAAGATCAAGAGAAGAGATGCCGGCAAGTGGTGAAGAGATTGATGCTGCCTTAGCCGAAGGCATTAAATTTGAATATCTGGTTGCACCTCAACAAGTACTTGTAGATAATGGGAAGGTTGCCGGCTTAAAATGCATTCGCATGCAACTGGGAGAACCTGATGCATCGGGAAGAAGAAGACCCGTAACCATAGAAGGATCAGAATTTGATATTGAGCTTGATATGATAATACCTGCTATAGGACAAAAATCCGACCTTTCGTTTCTGCCTGAAAATGACGCCGTGGAAACGACTAAATGGGGAACCATTGTTGCCGATTCCCGACAGTGTTGCACCAACAGGCAGGGAATTTTTGCCGGTGGTGATTGTGTTACCGGACCAAATATTGCAATTGAAGCGGTTGCAGCAGGGAAAAAAGCAGCTTTATCTATAGACGAATATCTGAGACGAATATCTTAA
- a CDS encoding hydrogenase iron-sulfur subunit has protein sequence MSFEPKILGILCNWCAYAGGDLAGVSRIQYPPNMKVVRVMCTGRVDPEFIIEGFLVGCDGIWVGGUHIGECHYQSGNEEAINMVDVAKSIISHIGINPKRLLLDWVSAAEGPRFAQLVTDFTNQLRELGPLDEDAKNNNGNLSLKLKAAKNAVSNEKLRWVAAKQTEFRKDGNKYGEVFTDQEIKRMVDGVVIEEIDLCQILLLLEQENLSVKEISQRLGISSPKIMEQMLGLRRKEIIKIAEIRGRSPLYALQ, from the coding sequence GTTTCCCGAATTCAATATCCTCCCAATATGAAAGTGGTCAGGGTTATGTGCACCGGAAGAGTAGACCCGGAATTTATTATTGAGGGCTTTCTTGTCGGTTGTGACGGTATCTGGGTCGGCGGCTGACATATCGGAGAATGCCATTACCAGTCTGGTAATGAAGAAGCAATCAATATGGTGGATGTAGCAAAAAGTATTATAAGCCATATTGGAATAAACCCGAAAAGGCTTTTGCTGGATTGGGTTTCAGCTGCAGAGGGCCCACGTTTTGCTCAACTGGTAACCGATTTTACCAATCAATTAAGAGAACTGGGGCCTTTAGACGAAGATGCGAAAAACAATAATGGAAATTTGTCGCTTAAACTTAAAGCCGCTAAAAATGCAGTTAGCAATGAGAAGTTAAGATGGGTTGCAGCCAAACAAACCGAATTCAGAAAAGATGGAAACAAATATGGCGAAGTATTTACCGATCAGGAAATCAAAAGGATGGTAGATGGTGTCGTTATTGAGGAAATTGATCTTTGCCAGATTTTATTGCTTTTAGAGCAGGAAAATTTATCTGTTAAAGAAATTTCTCAACGACTTGGGATATCTTCTCCTAAGATAATGGAACAGATGCTTGGTTTAAGAAGAAAAGAGATTATTAAAATCGCTGAAATAAGGGGCAGGTCTCCCCTTTATGCGCTACAATAA